A stretch of DNA from Carya illinoinensis cultivar Pawnee chromosome 12, C.illinoinensisPawnee_v1, whole genome shotgun sequence:
TTGCTATGAGGTTGAGTTTGATAATTGCTGGTATGGCATTCGTTTGAAACTGTTTATTGACAAAACTTTAGTTTCGCTTGCTTAATTGCAAGGAAAAGTGGCTCTTAGGAGTCTAACGAGAATATATGCTTACATCTTTATCAAGCGGAATCTAGAGGCCATCTACTGATGAGGCCACAGAAAATGGCACTTTGATGCCCTAAGAAGACAAATGGAGCTCtacttttttctttagtaatgaAGTCTAAGTGTTCCAATCAGATATATTCCTTCCAACTGTATCgcaattctttcttttttttcttctttttagtaCAATATATTTTACTTCTCCTTTGAATGACCATTACAAAAAGCTTACTTAAGTTGCGTTATTGAAAATGGACTACAACTGATAAGCCAATTACTCCAAAATAAGGTTCTACTGATGTCCACACTCTTACAACACGGTTTAGCTTTTctgataaaaaaagagagaattcaTACTCGAGATTCTTAACAAAATACAATAGAAACCATAGTGTTGGagagtaagatgagaatttttagttttagataaaaatttaaaatattattttttaatattattattattttgagatttgaaaaagttgaattgtttattatattttatatgaaaatttgagaaagttgtaacgATAAAATAGGATTAGAATTTTATGCAAACCTGCAGTACACCTAACTAGGCAGCCCATTTCAGCAaacaaatatatacaaaatttagGTTACATCTTGTTCTCTCAGTTTGTGTGATGTACAGATGCGACTTGATGCATGCTTTCAGCATTTTTAGACGTGTAAAGTTCTTATGAGATTCTCGCTTTAACTAGCTTGaacaataaaaaggaaaagaaaaacagtgGATTGATTACTTTATTGAATTGCTCAACCACCAACACCAGTGCACCACCTTAGTCAACAAACCATTATCTCGAAAAAAAAGATAGcaaagaaccaaaaagaaaaagcaaaagaaaaagaaaaagaggaaaaataaagtCTATGAGTTCTTAATATTCCTGATTTCGATTTCTACACCAGTCCCTTTGGAACTTTTCCACTCCATCTTGTCTcttcataaaaatatacatTGTAGGAGTTTTCTATATCCCTTTACTTGTTATTCCTGTCCTCCCATCACTTCCAATCTACACAACCGGAAGTGGTACAGTGTTTTCTATTGCTATCATATGTTCTATTCAATTGTTAGGAAGAAAATTTCACGAACCATCCAGGAACGTACTATCCTGTCCACACTCTGTTGATCAGGtggttctatttttatttaagagtGCCAAGAGAACAATCTCTCAAACTCCCTTGCATGGTTTTGGAAATTCAGTATAAGTTGGGGTTCCAGTTTGTAGTATGAAGGTCGTCTGCAACCGTTTTGAATGATTTCATTCTCTGCCTCTTTTACCTCCTTTTGTTCTTAGAATATTCACAAGCTTGGCAGGAAGAAAGAGAAACATGATGTTATTGATAGTTTAAAATTGTGGTCGTCAAAGTTAGTCATGGCAATTGTAGATAACCCGAAAACTTGGATACCTTATATGCCTAGCAAAGACTGTTCTCAAGGCATTTGTAGTTTATACTGTCCACAGTGGTGCAACATCATCTACCCTCCACCCCCCTTTGAATTCCCCGATGACAATTCTAGTCCAAGTTTCTCCCCTCTTGTTATTGGAGTCATTGGCATTTTGGCAAGTGCTTTCCTTCTTGCGAGTTACTACACCATAATATCCAAGTACTGCGGCAGACCCTACTCcacaagaagaagagaagatcaTGACTCCAATGAAGAATTGGAAGACAATCGCAATCCGACGCTCCATGAACCATGGCATACTGAAACTACCGGCTTGGATGAGGCGCTTATAAAATCCATTACGGTATGCAAGTACAAGAAGGGAGAAGGGTTGGTTGAAGGTACTGATTGCTCTGTTTGTCTCAGTGAGTTTCAAGAAGATGAGAGCATAAGGCTCTTGCCAAAGTGCAGTCATGCTTTCCATCTCCCATGCATTGATAAATGGCTCCAATCCCATTCGAGTTGCCCTTTATGTCGTGCTAATATAGTGCTTTTCAGTGGTAAGCCACTTCCTTTGCCTACACCGGCGACAGAAATACCTCCTAGGAATGAAACTTTGCCAGAAGCCCCACAGGCAAATGAAAGTGTAGCTATTGAACAAGACTTGGAAAGATGTGTTACGGAGGAAGAAATTATGCATAGTGATATTGTTCCAAAGAACTCATTTCGTGCATTTAGTGATTTGGGCAACTCAGAGAAGACAGATACCATGATTGAAATTAGAGATGGAGGATATCAACCTATTAGAAGATCGCTTTCCATGGATCTATCGTGCCAAATCCGTTCTTCTGTTGCTAATATTTTGCGCATGAATCAAGATGAAGTTGTTCATGTGGAAGAGAGCCAGAATGGTGATGCTAGCTCATCGAAGCAATTATCAGCAGGAGTTGAAAAGTCTAGCAATAAAAGCAGGGCCTTGCATTTTGTAATGAGCCCAATTGCAATGAAAAGATGATTTTCAAGTCGAAGATTGTAGCTTATAGGAATGGGAGAAGACGTACGGCACACAATCGATATTCCtgtctgaaaaaataaaataatcagaaGGAAATGGAAAATTAGTTCAAATTAATTGGGTGTAGTGACAATCAGATACAAACATACAATGGCTTAAAGATGGCATTAAGACGAAGTTTTATTGAACACTTTGTCCATTTCTTTTGAAACATTGTATGCCATATATATGTACGCTATGCTCCTGGTTGCCTTTATGTGCATTATAGCATAGCATTCTTCAACAagcttttctttaatttgtctATCATCCCTTCCCATTCCATGTTCTCCATTAGCTTTACCgtattctctctctcaatcaagAGTCAATATGCAGGCGACAGAACTTCGGAAAAGAGTAATTTCCAACTCTATTTGAAGTGAATTAATGTATAGTATTCACTATTCatgtaatataaaatatgagatatttCACTTATTTCCCTTCttcatttaaaatgaaaaaaagaagaagaacaaaacgCATTTTTAGTCGTGTTATAGTCACAGACAGCAACATTAATTATCATGTCATATTGTCACTGTGGTTGGGCCACACAAGTTGAGGgggtaaattaatattaaatttgctTGGCCTATATATGTATGTGAGGACAGGTACAAGGTTGGAATGTTTGGCATAACAACAAGATGGTTTTATATCAAAAAAAGCCAATTTAAAATGATGGAACTGTcgtgcatttatatatatatgctagctCATGGAATACTGCGAGTGGAGCGTGTCAATTAGGCAAATCGATCTGCTGTCGACCCTGTGAAGaataacaaaaaattgattACAGTTTAGATCTCATTGAACCTAATCCTCCTAAATAAATGAGCTCCATTAGAAGGCCAGCCTGAATGAAATAAGGATGGCATCCATATGATGCCTACTACTACTGTACTATATCCAGGTTGGGCTTTATATAATTGGGTTATgccattttttcttcttgtcaTCAGTAGCTTACATATAGCACCAAAATCCCAAAGACAATGGGCCtcaaattgtaaaaatatatcTATCGGCTTACCCACTTGGCAAATTCAGAACTCGATCGGGAGGCGAGAGTTCCAGCTATATTATCGTGTAATTCATGATTAGCTAACTTCCTTTTTCTACGTATGGGAAGACCCAGAAAGCCAGGGTTAGAAAGGCATGCATGCAAGAGAGGCTAATTGTCTgacaataataaacaaatagaaTCATTGCTAATGAATTATACCTTCAAATTGATGCAGGTGCTAGCTACTGGGCAAGAAGAAGGCAGACGTTGTTTTTTTCCCTCGGTACTTTTGGGGCGGGTGATAAATTCAAGATGATGCTCTCTAGAAGATACtgaccgaaaaaaaaaaaaatagagatataGGAAAAAGTTGTGATCATACTCATTGTTGTTTAGTTCCCATATaggatatttgaaaaatatataccttCAGGAACTATGGATTAAAGGTGTATGGGTTAATCAAAGAtacaatgctatatatattaatccatATATAGCTATATGTATATGTCAGAATGCCTATAGCCAAAATGCTGATCTTAATTGCTGGTAATCCTAAAATATTGCCTCATTctagttctttctttctctctctcacacacacatgtACACACAAATTACAAAGAGGGTTTTGAACGTCATCTTCTTGGTAAAGAAAGGGAACTTCTTATATGTTGTATAGGGTGCAGAGAGGGCATTGGAAAAAGTGAGATGATTTTGTAGTTTTGAGGAAAGGAAAAGCTGTGAAGGAAGGGTTTTGTGGGATCGATGCATTTTTCCTTTAGTGTTGATTCCCAGCTCCAGTTTTTGTTTCTATGTGTGGGATAAATCGGTATCCTCATTAAGACTCGCGTCCTCTTGCGTAAAACCAGATAGAGACGTGCATGGATGCCGCTAGCTATCATACATGTTtgtttgtgtgtatgtgtatacgCGCGAGAGAGACAtcagagagaaacagagagacaTCATTGTGGATGTtttatattaatcctaacttaaTGAAAATCATTGTAAAGTTTATCACATGATTTTATATACGACCCACTTTGGTATCCATCTTTCATTATAAGGAGGGGCGGAACTACATGTAAGTTAGGGGGCGGCTACCCCcaaatttttccaaaaactCATAtggtatataaatatacataatttttttattatatatataattaaaattgccCTTCCAGAttgtcataaataaaaaaattgcccCCAATATTTTGGCCTCTAAAACTTCTATTAAAATTATCCTCTCAAATCCCAATACTTACCTGATTACACTTTTAACTTTTCATTTCATTGAcactcaaatcttcaacttaCCAATAAACCTCGAAAACGAGTTTAAAAAATTTGCTGCTGCAGCCTGCAGTGCTGGAAATGAGACCTcgaacaaaatatgaaacaccCAAATCTGCTGTATTGAACTCAGAACTCCATATTTTTCCTTCTCCACGCAAACACTTTATTCAGAGGATTGGCAGTTTGGCTCTTTGTTCTCTATCACATTGGATCTAAATTGTTTGATATTCAAAATTTGCTAGATTGCATTTTCTACCATGAAACTTATAAAATCTAGATTGCGTACTCGAATGAAATATGAGTTTCTTGCAAATTATTTGCTAGTTTATATTAAGAAAGGAATTGCCACGAATCTTAATTCAGAGATGATAATAGATGGATTTTATTCTATGAAAGATCGTCGTCAAGCTTAATTTGAAGGGAAAATCATAAgttgatatttcattttcttttctttttgtaatgatCTCTAGCAAGCTATGGaaatcctaaaaaaaattatcttataagatGATATATAAACATGTATTTTTGTATACAATTTTATGATGCatgattattgttttttatatagtCATGTGTAAAAAACACATATTATTTATACTCACACATACTACATACTTTGTCAATCACCCCCAAACACCAAATCTTAGTTCCGCCCTTGATTATAAGAGTAACATTATATACAATCGTGAAGTGTGTAAGCGTTGTGcagttgctttgaaaaaaagtggagttcactattaaaaaattaattttcttttcatataggtttcatatttattcactttttcataGTGATTGCATGGTGCTTGTATAGTTACAACTGCAAgtatcatttcttttcattataattaagaaaactacaagttaaaaagggaaaagaatgATCAATCGTTGGTTCATTTTAATATGAAGATGATGCCAAAAATTTGTAACTAGCTAGGACTACATGCAACAATTAATATTCAAGTTTCAGTTTtcaaagtgaaaaaaattacaatatatatatttatatataacttataaatcTAGATTGCATAGGGTTGTAAAACGGTCGGTCTAAACTGGAGAAATCGATTGGACCAACTGGTTTGATCAGATCGAAAAACATGGGGTTCGGTTTCGGTTTCGGTCCATGATTCCTAGGACCGAACTAAGTCCAGTCTAGTCCACGGTCCACGATTTCTTGGACCGAAGTGGACCGGACCGaccgaattaaaaaaaaagtatttttattttatatatattattttatataataattttataattaattatgtaaattttaaatatataattacaaaataatattctattaattaagtagtgcatattatcaattaacttataatcaattcaccattaactaattactaacatctacatttatatctaattaaagttattagataaattttttgtaaaataactaagttgtaagtaaatataaagcaattggtaaattataaattaactaacTTAATACCAATTTCccattatgtatatatgtatatagtatatatatacatatattataatttatatataaatctaatttataatatgtatcattgaccatataattttttttaataagttagttacataatctacattaataatttacttaattttaatttattaatttaaataaaatgtttaatttatttatttagaaaaaaaatggatCGGACGGAATGGACCGACTGAACGGGACTGGACCGAATGCGGACCAGACCGACTAGATATTCGGTCTaggaaaaatgatggaccgaATCAGATTGGACCATTTTCACTCCTAAGATTGCGTATTCGAATGGAATATGAGTTTCTTGCATATTATTTGCTAGtttatattaagaaaagaaTTGCCAAGAATCTCAATTCAGAGATAATAATAGATTAATTTTATTCTATGAAAGATCGTCGTCGAGCTTAATTTGAAGGGGAAATCATAAgttgatatttcattttcttttctttttgtaatgatCTCTATCAAATTACGAAAATCTTAaagaaaattatcttataagatGACATATAAACATGCATTTTTGTATACAATTTTATGATGCatgattattgttttttatagaGTCACATGTAAAAAACAATATTACTTATACTCACACATATTACACACTTTGTCAATCCCCTCCAAACACCAAATCCTAGTTCCACCCCTGATTATAAGAGTAACGTTATATATAATCGTAAAACGTGTAAGTATCGTacagttgttttgaaaaaaagtggagtccactgttaaaaaataaattttcttttcatgtgggttcggtatttatttacttttttcctaATGATTGCATGGTGCTTGTATATTtacaactacaaatatcatttctcttcataataattaagaaaactacaagttaaaaagggaaaagaatgATCAATCATTGGTTCATTTTAATATGAAGATGATGCCAAAAATTTGTAACTAGCTAGGACTACATGCAACAATTAATATTCAAGTATCAGTCTtcaaagtgaaaaaaattacaacatatatatatatatatataaaacttttcGAAAGATCAAAAGTTGTTCCAGATTTATACACATGATTCTCATGATAGTCCCAATATACATGCTTGACTATGGGAACATCTATGGGACAGAAATGGAGTGATGTCTCTAAAGAAAGCTAAAAATGTACCATTTGAAACTGTGCATCCATCATGTTTACATATAATAGATTCTCTTCAATGGGGGCACTTGAGAGGTCAGATGAATTATTAGTGCCGTGGAAAAGAGGGAAGAACTGAAAGAACATGGCATCTGACATCTTCAACTCGACTAGATTCACGGATTCGATCAGTActcatacatattatatatatgtctatGGAAGATAATTAGATACTGTACTCAAATCTTTCAGTTTATCATGAAATGTACTTATGATCatctagtgtatatatataatcccatGCAGTCCTTTTTATGACAAAGATCCTCTCAAGATTTTCTCCAAATTTaaagattgagagagaaatAGACACATGATATAGGAGTAATGCTTGTACAGTTatgaagtttattattaaaaaattaatttttttatgtgatttttatatttattcaatttttttaaaatgattgtgtgACACTTATACATTCACGACTATAACTATCATTTCCCTTAGTTAAAACCTCCTCATCGTAAATAATTAATTCCTGTAACATAAGTtaaacaaaaaatgataaaattcctaaattaaattacaacctccaatatatatcatgtttaTCATTCAGTAATGCTGTATGGATATTACAATATTGCAAACATCTTGAATTATATCCTAATCATATGATTTGAGGTAATAGACATTAATCGTAAATTAAGGATATATACATGAGTTTATTCACCCAGATTTTCATTAATTAAAGATCATGAATGTGTTAAGACTTATTTATAAAAGTCACTCTGTGTGCACACAGTTTTTATCcgaacagaaaaaaataaataaacatataaaataagttttataatatttattatttatgatgtattgagtaataaatattataaaaactacTGCATGGTGCATGACTTTTATGCATTCTAGATAGCATTGCTctttaactaattacattattTACACAAAAAATTAATGTCCAAGGTAAGGTTGGTATTAGAAAACTGTAAGAAAGACAGTGCATGATGTGTTGGAAGGTGTGCCTCAAATTATGTCTTTGCTAGGAAGCGTTGAAATATTCGTGATGCTGCTTTCACCTTCGAAAATGGAacccttttgttttgtttctctcAACGTACTGTGTCTTTGTTTTTTCACTTTCATCGGTgatcatattaaaataaaataaaaaaaggggaaaGAGGGATTTCTACTTTTTAATACACTCATGACATAACATTTGGTTTCTACATAAAGTGCAACTCTCATAATTCCTTGTGTACTATTGCTGCAGAGATTTCATGGAAGAATTCCACTTTCTTTGTCGCAATTAAGTAGGGGTTTATGTGCGTATGCCAACTCCAAAGGGCTTCATGCTCTCGGAGATGATATCACAGCTTCCTGCGCTCGGAGATGTGGTTGCAAGTAATATTTAAGGCTCACCGACGAAGCCAGGATTATAAGTTTGGAGGGGTCGGTTATTTTTAAGTctgaaataaataattaaattaagatttttttaagattaatatatttaacgaagtgataaaaaaaaatgtgtaaacAATAAGAAAGAAGCATTAAATATATTTCCAATTTGAATTTTACATTTAAACTTTTCATATATTGCAATCAAAAGGCGAGATTGAACAATGGAAATTATGACTCTtaggaattatataaaagagataatatatatcttattaatatatgtaaaccAGACACTATGTTTTGTAATTCACTAgatcatgtatatatagcaataatatatatttaaaaagtttATAATTAGCCCAATTATATACCGTACATGGATGCTGTACGTAGCTAATTAACTATCAAGTAAATGTTGGGGGGCCTTTGTTAAATATGCTTTACCCAGATAATTATAAGCTTTAAAAGagaagtaatatatataatcttaaattttaattttttaaataaaacaaaaaaaaaataaccataaaattttcattggcCTTTGTTAGTACTGCTGAGACACCGCCAATCTATTGTAAGAGTGCCCCTGGGGCAAAGGGTTGGAGATTGGCAGGTGTTTTAAGGTgctatttggatagtgagttgaaatgagatgaaaattaaaagttgaataaaatattattagaatattattttttaatattataattagtttgagatttaaaaaaattaaattatttattatattttgtgtgaaaatttaaaaaaattaaaataatgagatgagatgaaacacttttatTAGTGCCGACGCCATTTGGGTACCAAGTATACCTCAGGTATAGAATACTCATGAACTACTattaattactttattattacttttcacatactttttattactattcattactattcaatattctatcattactttttcattGCTATTCACAACTTTTcacaacacttctcactactcaGAGCATCCACATCCCATTCCTTATCCCCATccttataatttaacttaaaatcacatttcctcaaattttttcctaaattttatttatctttcaaaaacctcctctattctattaaataatatttttttattcttttttattacttttttctttcacttctatttacaaatttaactactcaatattttttcttattttttgaactattattctagtgaatattttaaacaaaaatttaaattatttttttgtgaatatgagaatatttttaaaattaatttttttatattttcgtaattaattaaattatttttaaaactattatttaaaactataataaatatgagtatgagagaaagtgtagatgattgaaaaattatttatttgatatattaaaataaaatattgataaaaataatttaggaaATGAATAGTGAGTCCCCAAATATGTGGACTTACTGTTTAGTCCCTAAACCTTTCCCTAAAATAGGGATCCGGATGTGGGGACATTTTgatcaaaattctaaaataaaccTCAAATTATGGGGAATATGGTGTTTTGGGGAACCGGATGGGAATGCTCTCATACCTACAAGAGCATCATTTGCATTAATTTTTCAGCAttatttgtatttcattttaaaattataataaggaTGAATATCACACACATTCTATATTATACGTATGATATTTGagtaaattaatgaaaattacAACTCGATCTCCTCAAGATACCCTTATGATCCAGTACACTTTGTGGTCTTTATTACAACTAGGCCGGTTTAAAGAGGATTTCTCATGATGTTCCAAAATATCACGAGAAATACTGCGCTAATTTTTTCAGGTTTGACAAGATAAAAATTCTACTTAGTAACCATGCATGTACCATATAcctgttaaagaaaaaataaaaaaaataaaatgtgtagTGTAAGACAGTAAGACTAGCTAGCGCTGTTGAGCAGAAAGAAGTCTTGACACGAACTCAGAGGAGTAAAGACAACACGTATATACATGTGCTAGCTAGCTGCTccttttctttatatattatatataaaggaaaGCAAACGGAGATTAGCAAACAACCGGCTTGCATGCATTTGAACTAGCCATCATATCGGGCGTACATGAGTAATACATATAAACGTACGTCCGAATTTCCTCATctctttttttgtattttttggtgGAAAATATACTCTAACAAGTTGTACGTACGTACCTAAGGGAACACACACACAGACAGACCTATTTGCATTTAGCTACGTACAAGGAGGAGAATTAAGCTAATTTAATGCAGCAAGCTAGCAAAAAGAGGGTGTGGCATTCCAGTAGTTCCACCTCAACTCCAAGGTCTGGTTCAATATAAGACAGCTTCGCTCTCAATTATTCTAAGCATGTGGTGAACTGCTCCTGCTATGTCATCTACTGAAGTGAGTTGGCATCCTTCTTCAACCTGCATTCAGAAATGAAAAAAGTTTTAGCCGAAAACGCTAATTTTCAGAAAATCGGGGTCAGAGAGTTCGTCCAAACATAGAAAACGTTACAAATTtcaggcaaaaaaaaaaagactcactCTCTCTGGCATCTGGGTGCGCACACCAATGACCTTTTGGTTTAGGGAGAAGCCGGAAAAATGAGCTAATTAATTAGTTCTTTCATGTATTATGAACAGTGGTGAAACTCGGATTTTGGTTAAGGGAAGGCGGCTGGATATAATAGAattcaattatatattattgatcATGCAGTTGCTCCAATCATATTATAATGGCTGCACCTTCAATCAAATCAAGTTTTCAATCATAGAGCTCTATGAGAGTTTCTTCTTTCAACATATCGAACGTTTGAAAAACATAGATTAAGAAGCTAATTAATCATGGCTTCTTGTATTTGATTCTAAAATAAGTTATTTGTTCTTTCTGGGCAGAAAGTACAAACACATGTAttatattgaaaagaaaatacataatTCTTTCGTACCTTTGCACTGATAGAGTAGAGGACCAAGGGGTCCATGGTGGTCACATTGAGGTGAAGGATGGACAGGCGAAGTGTCTGAAACCCGGCAACCAACTTTGAAAGCTGTCTAGGGTTTCGTCGCGACAGGATTCTAACGTTTGCATGGGTTTCGATCAAACTCACCTCGATATCAGCTATGGCATCCTCAGTCTTCATTGTATACTTACTAGGGATCTGAGACCACGTGTACTGTGGATACACAAAAAACTGTGCAAATGGCGGTTGCCGGAATTTGCAGGTTGTGGCATCTTCGTCGATTAATGCTTCCGCTCCTTGTTGCGGAAGTTGGAGTTTCTGAGCTTCGAGTGACTGCAAGAGGTGCTCAAGTTCCTTCACAAATTCTACAGCACCTCCTACTATGGAGGCCTGGTCAccctacaaaaacaaaaattttttgaTTAAAGGCCGGGTTTAGTGAAAACTTGTGGAATATGATTTATAAAGATGATATGATGACGAAGAAAATGGAGAAACTAACTTCAATTTCTAATGAGAGCTGCGATAATCCCATATTTTCCGTTTCAGCTAGACCATACGTACGTTCACCTAATGCTTAATTCCTTTATCACGTGACAGACAAACATggaaaaatctattgaattacAAAATGCAGTGGGGACGCc
This window harbors:
- the LOC122289631 gene encoding E3 ubiquitin-protein ligase Os04g0590900-like, producing MAIVDNPKTWIPYMPSKDCSQGICSLYCPQWCNIIYPPPPFEFPDDNSSPSFSPLVIGVIGILASAFLLASYYTIISKYCGRPYSTRRREDHDSNEELEDNRNPTLHEPWHTETTGLDEALIKSITVCKYKKGEGLVEGTDCSVCLSEFQEDESIRLLPKCSHAFHLPCIDKWLQSHSSCPLCRANIVLFSGKPLPLPTPATEIPPRNETLPEAPQANESVAIEQDLERCVTEEEIMHSDIVPKNSFRAFSDLGNSEKTDTMIEIRDGGYQPIRRSLSMDLSCQIRSSVANILRMNQDEVVHVEESQNGDASSSKQLSAGVEKSSNKSRALHFVMSPIAMKR
- the LOC122290031 gene encoding transcription factor bHLH71-like; the encoded protein is MALEALSSNELFNFIIYDTISAAPFSSHDSSETSFLLENAMPPQNQGGILENSSLMTQKRHCGRSQVVERRQNLAVQGRKKRRRKPRVCKNKEEAETQRMTHIAVERNRRKQMNEHLSVLRSLMPESYAQRGDQASIVGGAVEFVKELEHLLQSLEAQKLQLPQQGAEALIDEDATTCKFRQPPFAQFFVYPQYTWSQIPSKYTMKTEDAIADIEVSLIETHANVRILSRRNPRQLSKLVAGFQTLRLSILHLNVTTMDPLVLYSISAKVEEGCQLTSVDDIAGAVHHMLRIIESEAVLY